tgtgtttgctcattgcctcagaaggctaatggatgattagaaaacccttgtacaatcatgttagcacagctgaaaacagttgagctctttagagaagctataaaactgaccttcctttgagcagattgactttctggagcatcacatttgtggggtcgattaaatgctcaaaatggccagaaaaatgtcttgactatattttctattcgttttacaacttatggtggtaaataaaagtgtgacttttcatggaaaacacaaaattgtctgggtgaccccaaacttttgaacagtagtgtatatgaaaGAACGAAGTCAGAATGTAAGGTGTTTTGAACAACTTTATTAACTTCATTTACACACATGCtaataaaattcaatccaaaccattcttgtctactgataatcaaatctcacaattgtagtcacaattcgcgttctattagtccacaaatgtgttgaaatgctcggtacaaaatcgcagcaagaaatggtaaatttagacttcccggaagttgaccggggggaaaaaatcagtctgcgcatggtaaatttataccagcgcacgatcagaccgtgacaccggtgTTTACTATTTATAGTTACTTAGTGAACTTGATTAATTTACTTCCTTATTTACAATCTGTTTTGATTCCGTCTTCTTGCTGTTTCACTTCCAGAGCAGAGATGTGCGTCTGTCCAAATCCCTGTCTTATTCCCTGAGACATGGTGCTGATAAAATGGGACTTAACATgagctcaggtgtgtgtgtgttctctcaaAGTGGAGTCCAGGGAAAAAGTTACAGTATTTTTGTTGTAATGGTAACCCACTGTTATCAAAGATATGTTTATTATTGAGTCCTAAtagctattattctatccacattcattggatatgagcaatcacgcgctctgattggctactctactgctaggctatctgctcatatactgtgagtagaggaaaaccaaaatggtggagcattttgctgaaccaaccgaggacgaaataaaaactctactcgaaaacaaaacccccaaaaatacaaaaaagcaacaaattatggaataaaagtatttgatggtaagactgtatcttttttttttcttcaagaattattcttctcgcatttttcacaagttactactgtcattttgtcggtttgtttacattctaagtggaaatgattttgttggacgttttgtataaagtttttatttatcaaatttgcaacaaataaaaatgctatgtttctcaaaatccagtgaatgtggataaaataaaacttattccactcaatctcgtcatacatggtttatagccgacttggtgctacgagcctcatcagctatcagctcatgtacaactcagttTTGTGGATTAACTGTTAATTAGTCTGTTTGACTAGGCACTGAATTGACCTAGAGTGTTTTCTTGGTGGAAAGTTCAGGAAAAATGCCCTATGGTGCTAATAAATAACCAAAATATTGCTTGAATTTCAATCATTTATGTtcataaaataaattttttttcacggtgcggttttcatcaaatcctgcgctctgattggctggcgagcgggtccgtatcctacggtacggaccccagttacggacctctggagactcgctcgttcacaacaaaaacatagtagcaattttttttttttaaagatatttttttgggcttttttcacctttatttggataggacagtgtagagacaggaaatgagcaggagagagagagacggggagggatcgggaaatgacctcgggtcggaatcgaacccgggtccccggatttatggtatggcgccatatccacctgagccacgacacccccatagtagcaatttttgtcaacagttatctttttttataagatttttatcaaaaatcttataaatttttgccagtatttctcagcataatagcattaattttacatcatggatagcgaaagcgagttttactaccctgaggaagaagaaataaaagaaaacatttcaggagaaagctaaaaacctgtaactgttgctaacgccgagcagaaacatggctgaatcctgaatgactcaattttgtataaataggggactacataggcggcaaaatgtagtttcttttcctgccatggaagtgcacttgtataccgaggaggaagcaatttgcattacagccgtgaatgaggattcaaaatagcattaattttacagcatggatagcgatgacAGTGTtcatagcgaaagcgagttttactaccctgaggaagaagaaataaaagaaaacatttgaggaaaaagctaaaaacctgtaactgttgctaacgccgagcaaaaacatggctgaatcctgaatgattcaattttgtataaataggggactacataggcggcaaaatgtagttttttttttttttttttccctgccatggaagtgcacttgtataccaaggaggaagcaatttgcattacagccgtgaatgaggattcaaaatggcagctcgcctcggctcggttttccctttcgggcgctctcgttttctgttagaatttggtaaagaaaaaataaatatattatttaccagcttaaggtcggtccgtatggtgaaataccgtgacctcggccttgaatactgacctcggcccagagggcctcgctcagtactttcaagacctcggtcacggtgtttcaccatacggaccttccagctggtaacacacacacatatatcgacATGGTCCATGGAATAGATATAATcccagttaataataataatttatatagtgccttcacagacccaaggtcactttacaggaAAAAAATGCTAAACTaaacagaggaggaggaagagaagtATTAATGGAAAAGACAAGTCTTTAAATCAGATTTGAAGGCTGATTAAGAAGAGCAGTCACGgaaagattgagggagagaattccagagcttgggggccatggcactgaaggacctgcctcccAAGGTGGATAGATAGTCTGGTACGTGGGACAGTAAGTCAGTTACAGGAAGAGGATCTGAGAGAACGAGAGGGAGAGTAGGGGGTCAGGAGTTCGCTGAGGTAGAAGGGAGCCAGGTTATGTTGAGCTTTAAAGTTGAGAAGCAGTGTTTTGAATTTTATCCGGGACAGGACCGGTAACCAGTGGAGCTGAGCGAGGATGGGGGTGATATGGGCCGTGCGTTTTGCATGAGTGAGATCTCTGGCTGCCGAGTTCTGAATGTACTGTAATTTTTGAAGGGACTTTGTAGGCAGGCCAATGAAGAGAGAGTTACAGTAATCCATACGGGacataatgaaagcatgaaccagAGTTTGTACATCATTATTAGACAGGAATGGGTGAGGGCGTGCAATGTTACACAGGTGaaagaaagcagtcttggtgaggCATTTAATATGCAAGATGAAACTGAGATCTGGGTCAAATAGTATGTCAAGATAGAAGTTAAAGAGGTCCCAGATGGCAAAAGTCTGAGAACTTCTGACTGACtgttttgatttcttcactgttGTTGAATCTAGATGGCTTTATATTTGTGGATGAACTTCTCACTCATGGACAGTTCAGCTCATTTTCATTGGAGGACATAGAGAGAGTGGTGGCCACAAATGACAAACAGCGCTTCAAACTGCAAAACCATCCTGAGAACGGCCGCCTACAGATCCGGGCCAATCAAGGACATACTGTACAGGTCAGTAGGGACAGCGGCTCTCTTTTAATAGATATGGGGTTAGTGCAGCTATAATAAAGCTTATTACTGACTAATATTCCACAAAAGATTTTCCACTTGTTTTGTATTCTGATCCTGCTATGTTATGAGGTCagttgtgtgtgttcaggttgaagACTTAGAATTGACAGCAGTGGTTCTGGATGCTCCAGACTGTCCACGGGAGGCCGTTCATGGGTCCTACATGAGGCACTGGCCGTCAATCCGTAGCAAAGGactgtgcaggatgaacagaacaCACATCCATCTGGCACCTGGACTGCCTGGAGAGGACCAAGTTATCAGTGGTGCGAGTCACAAAGAGCATTGTTTTTCGGTTGACCTCAAATATAGTGAATCAGCCAAGATTTGTTTGGTGTTTTGCTTCTTGAGTGTTATTGGAGTTATGTATGTCTCACCCAAAGTCCTTTCTGTAAATATCTGTGTTAAATCATATCGAATTCTCCAATAAAGTCACCCAGATTTGTCGATGTGGTCTAATTCACAGTATGACTTTTTGGGACGGCATTAGCTACAATAGCTTTGTAACTCCAGTGCAAACCACACCTAACAAAAGAAATTGTGGTTCGCAAACATCATGATTGATTGACTACATTTTGGGTAAGAGGAAAATTGTGTAAATTAgaccttttttttaatgaataaataaatcggAAACTGAGACATGTTCTAGAGCAGTAATTTCAACCCTTGCCTTGGAGAACGCCTTGTTTGCATTGAGTTCCCTCCAGCTAAGTAGCTAATTACCAGGTTCTTCATGTTGGAGAAGATAAAACAGTATGTCTAGAGTAGGGGAACTCCAGGTTCAGGGTGGGAAACCACTGTTCTAGAAGGTGAGGGAAAGAAGAATGAAGTCCTGTGTAGGCAATATGAAATAGTGACTGTGATTTGTAGAGTTGAAGCTTTCTGTCTAGAAGTTCTACAACTAACTAACAAACTAAAGATGCAATACTCTGTGCACATATAAAGTAGTTAATTCATGTTTTAtgaataaaaatatttatttgtcTTACTTTTTTGTCAGGGATGAGACATAATTGTGATCTTGCTGTGTACATCAATGTCCCCAAAGCTCTAacaggtaagcagaaaagcagacGCAGTTTCATCATCTTAGTTTGCCTCTTAGGATTAACATTTATTTTTCCTTATTTCTTAGACGGAATTAAATTTTACTGGTCAGAAAACAGAGTGCTGTTGACGCCCGGTGACAGTGATGGAGTGTTGGGGCCTCAATATTTCTTGCGTGCACAAAGATTGAAACCTTCACGTGAGTTTCTCAAACAGCTCAGCCAATTCTACATTTGATGTTGGCAGGGTGTGAAAAGAGCCCATAAGCCACTGTGGCTAGGTGCCCAGGTTTCCCTAAAGACCCGGTCCcataataccgataactataacgatGACCAATAAATTAATCAGTCCCTTCTAGTTTatatggttggtggtcacaccagaccaataacgatacccagcccaggcctgggtttatccgtatcggagagattttttccaggcctggacttgatccgataaaacatctgaccaatcgggTAATTGTTTATGGTACATGTGATGTCTGAGCACATGCtgttttccccgggcatctttgttcatccttgttgcatcgtgaagtcacggaatacagattcacggaaaataaaaaatataatacaaagtacggatcttttattcacggatatgtcattattttctgtgaaatctcatctcatctcattatctctagccgctttatcctgttctacagggtcgcaggcaagctggagcctatcccagctgactacgggcgaaaggcggggtacaccctggacaagtcgccaggtcatcacagggctgacacatagacacagacaaccattcacactcacattcacacctacggtcaatttagagtcaccagttaacctaacctgcatgtctttggactgtgggggaaaccggagcacccggaggaaacccacgcggacacggggagaacatgcaaactccacacagaaaggccctcgccggccccggggctcgaacccaggaccttcttgctgtgaggcgacagcgctaaccactacaccaccgtgctgcccttttctgtgaaatatcaatagtaaattaataaagtaaacacatacatgcaggtaagatatttaaaTTACGAACTTCAGcagtctgtgatgacctggtgacttgtccagggtgtaccccgcctttcgcccatagtcagctgggataggctccagcttgcctgcgaccctgtagaacaggataaagcggctacagataatgagatgagaatgagatgaacttcagcagtccaaacatttgttttagacttcttaatttttatccgtgatgcatcacctGTATGAAAttcgtaaccaatctgtaatatactgatacatccgtgaccaatccgtaaattattagcctcCGTATTAAAACccttaaccactctgtattttggatccttttttgttatatttccgtaatccatgacctatctgtattacatcaaccaccagagtatgtgcatgggttgttttgaagtccaggctgtacagtatgacccggaataatgtgctactacttggaaaaaacttccatgactattcctaagttgcatgcatttatttccctgagtggcaggaacaagcgatattatagtcgggattatagttgtggtgtgactgctccagcctggaactaaattcaggcagaggtatagttatcagtgttgtgggaccgaGCCCTAATTTAGCAGCCTGGTGACAATGAGCCGAAACAATGCCACTTCAGATAAGTGTATAAAATTCTAAAATATATTGAATtaatttgggtggcatggtggcgcattgggtagcattgccacctcacagctccagggcccttggtttgatcctgagcttgggttcttTGTGTCCATGTAGGTTGTATCTGGTTCTCCATTTTCCTTTTATCTTCCACAACTGTTCAGCTTTGGTTGTTAGATAATGAGACAAACTGAAGAAGCCAGTTAAAGATGTTGCTCAGGATAGAGATGTACATTGATAGCAGGTACATGGGAGCATGTTGGAAAGTGTTGCAGGATGTGTTTACTGCATTCACTCATCAGTAAATGTTTTGTTCTCcaatcattctttaataaatgccTTATTGTGGTCAGGGTCTCTGTGGattacatttacagtggtgcttgaaagtttgtgaaccctttagaattgtctatacgtatttctgcataaatatgacctaaagcatcatcagattttcacacaagttctaaaagtagataaagagaacccagttaaacaaatgaaacaaaaatattatacttggtcatttatttatttattgaggaaaatgatccaatattacacatctgtgagtggcaaaagtatgtgaacctctagaattagcagttaatttgaaggtgaaattagagtcaggtgttttcaatcaatgggatgacaatcaggtgtgagtgggcactctgttttatttaaagaacagggatctatcgaagtctgatcttcacaacacatgtttgtggaagtgtatcatggcacgaacaaaggagatttctgaggacctcagaaaaagcgttgttgatgctcatcaggctggaaaaggttacaaaaccatctctaaagagtttggactccaccaatccacagtcagacagattgtgtacaaatggaggaaattcaagaccattgttcccctccccaggagtggtcgaccaacaaagatcactccaagagcaaggcgtgtaatagtcagtgaggtcacaaaggacctcagggtaacttctaagcagctgaaggcttctctcacattggctaatgttcatgagtccaccatcaggagaacactgaacaacaatggtgtgcatggcagggttgcaaggagaaagccactgctctccaaaaagaacattgctgctcgtctgcagtttgctgaaggtcacatggacaagccagaaggttattgaaaaaatgttttgtggacggatgagaccaaatgaggcttgccatcattgatggaacaatgaattctgaattataccagtgaattctaaaggaaaatgtcaggacatctgtccatgaactgaatctcaagagaaggtgggtcatgcagcaaaacaatgaccctaagcacacaagtagttctaccaaagaatggttaaagttaatgttttggaatggccaagtcaaagtcctgaccttaatccaatcgaaatgttgtggaaggacctgaagtgagcagttcatgtgaggagacccaccaacatcccagagttgaagctgttctgtatggaggaatgggctaaaattcctccaagccggtgtgcaggactgatcaacagttaccggaaacgtttagttacagttattgctgcacaagggggtcacgccagatactgaaagcaaaggttcacatacttttgccactcacagatatgtaatattggatcatttttcctcaataaataaatgaccaagtataatatttttgtctcatttgtttaactgggttctctttatctacttttaggacttgtgtgaaaatctgatgatgttttaggtcatatttatgcagaaatatagaaaattctaaagggttcacaaactttcaagcaccactgtagattctgGGAAACTGAATTAACCGAGTTCATTAGAGTGTGTTCTTGTATCTGTGGTTGCTGAAAACTGATCGAGTGTGCTCGTTTGAAAATGTCATGGGCAGGTAAATTAAAATAATAACTATGTTGGTGAACTGATTGGTAAGAGTTTTCCAGAAGCAGTCCTCTAAATTAATGTACGTCTTTTCATTACAGCATGTGACCTTGATCTGGAATAGACAATGGAAAAAGATGCCCCAATGGATTTTTCACTATGAGCATAAAACATACTGATCTTCAGCAAAACCATGAACATCTGTAAATGGTAACTGGAAGTATTGCAACTTAATGGTAACTTGAGTATTGAGAGATCGTGTATGAAGTAAACATGACGGAAGATTGGTCCCACTGAGCTGCATGTCACAGAGACTATCTGAGAAGAGACAGGcactggtggtggtggtttggTCAACCGAAGCCTGCATGATGTTCGACAAGGATACGGAAGTTCTTTTGTGATAACGTTGAGCAGCAGTTTTTCACATTAACACTTCTTGTTCTGGGTATGATAGCCTGTGGTTTTCCCAACTGTCACTTGAATAAAATATAATGACTTTCAGGGGCCATGGTAGCGTGTCGAGAATGTGTCATGCAGATGATTTCTTAAACGACTTCTACAATTGTTCACGTTTTATTATATTTAAATAAATCTATTCAGTAGTTACAGTTAACCATGCTCCAGTAGGGACAATGATTTCTCATGTCTTTATACATCTCACACATGTCAGTCAGTGAATACATATGACGGGTGAAGAAATATTTTTGCAAGTCCGGTTAAATATAATGCTATGTGGTTTTACATGTGACGATGAAACTGAAATCACACAAAGTAAAatagcttaaagctacacttgcaCATCTTGAAAAACATGCACTGCAGCTCTTCAGGAAGGTTTTGCACCTCATCATCAAGCTGTAGCAGCTCTTCATGGTCGGCAGATAAAATGAATATCATTGGAAtgtttttgggattttttttaaaagcatgtGAACTTAAggcagttttgtttttttggctcGATATACAGCTACTaactacaaaataaaaataatctgGCGTCCGGCTGTCGGCATTAATGTAGCTGTGGCCATCAAAGAGCGTCATGGCCCCCAGTAAGTTTGTGGAAAAGTTCCTCATTCAGTCTGTCACTGGTTTCTCGTGCACGTGTCAACATGAAGATGTAGCCACCAATATACTCATGCACTATCTTACAGTCTGCATTTACACAGCTGAAGGCTATGTTGACATTGCCATCAAACTCAATGGCCACCTGGTAAAGAGAAACATCCCAAAAAGCAAGTCAATACGATCAAAATGTTCAGACGCAGATCGAAACATGTAACTGTGAAAGCATAATTGAACAGATGATAAAAATGGAACCAACAGAATTGTTCATAACCAACCTGTCGTATGTCCCAGTTGACGTTCCACTGCCTCATGTTGTTATAACGCCAGGTCTTGACTACGTCTCCCACGCCCAGGTCGATACGAATCAGGCGATTGTTTGCAATGCCCAGGACTTCGTCTTTACGGCTACCCTTAAatctggaaaaaaaattttttgaaatTCACGATAGCTATCATATACATTTCACTGTAAATCGATATTCAGTAAACAACAGCTAATCATCATTCAGAAGCCTAGCACCTCCAATGAAAGCATTTCCGGCTCATGCCACTATAAATCAGACTCTCAGCCATAGTAAGCAGTAATGCTGAATGTCTTCTTACCTGACCATGAAATAGGAGATGCCATAGTCAGGCAGGGACTGCcacatctggaggaatttcaaaaTGGCTGAGGTAAGGGAGAGCTGAGCTACGTTCTGATAAGCCTCCAGGATACGTGGCGTTAACTGCAAATACGAGAAGACGGCAGGGAATCATTGTGTTAGTGTACTGGTTAAAGATGAAAAGGGTTTTTATTGTCATCCAAAATAACAGGagtatttaatctcatctcatctcattatctctagccgctttatcctgttctacagggtcgcaggcaagctggagcctatcccagctgactacgggcgaaaggcggggtacaccctggacaagtcgccaggtcatcacagggctgacacgtagccacagacaaccattcacactcacattcacacctacggtcaatttagagtcaccagttaacctaacctgcatgtctttggactgtgggggaaaccggagcacccggaggaaacccacgcggacacggggagaacatgcaaactccgcacagaaaggccctcgccggccacggggctcgaacccggaccttcttgctgtgaggcgacagcgctaaccactacaccaccgtgccgcccggagtatttaatattaaaataaatTACTTTTGAATGAAACTTCCTAAATATAAAACAAGTTTGAATTGTGTTTGTATTTTGATTCAGATTCACATCTTAATATCGACTTTATACAGACAAACAGAACATGTAGGAGTTGTAACTACGACACAACAATATTTTTacttagaaataaaataaatgatcGTTTTTTAACAATGTAAGTCCAGCGGCGCGGGAAGACATTGTCAGCAGGGGGTGCTGTGACATGACCTGGGACAGttttttgaaggggggtctgggggtcctcccccagaaaattttgtatttcttagatgcaatttcctgcattttaaccaatcaggcgtccgaaatccttttaagcttgcaattgcaataAAACTGCCTACTGCAgttaaactgcctactacttataggcctaatcTGTAAaaacgacgttttttttttttttttgagtgatgacggaagaatctgaagcctgtctgtcaatgacaattctcagttaacacgattacgaaggacaggttattttagaagcagaagcgcacagctgtggtttaacagtcgcaggttttacatctgctctagataaactgaaggagacgcggattccacccgattacagccttacatacccagatccagtcaagcgagtgtgcatttcaaatacagtagttagtcgcacgcacgcgcacacacacatgaaacaacactctcgctggaacaacacaaacaccatggttctctcaatcaacagaccgaaatccatgaacccactcatcctactactatgggttagtgacactaacttagtgttctattgcaaaaatcactcataaaagtgatgcagcggtatttcacactctccattaagaaaagtaaaagtaaaacatgatgagcatggacacaccgttttaaacgaacattttttaagactgtagttacatctgagtcaacttcaaagcacgatgctagcaacacctgcacttgttcaaggcataccaaataggctCAAGTGAACACGACACAGCGGGCGAAATTAATAACCAAacggccttaccttaaaacgctgtcttgatcatatgacttctcgcaattattccacttaaatccacacggtttaacacacccaacgcaGATACCAAACTGGAAATGTGCTAACATTGTATTTCTCTACAGACGGTCGACtcgtactcgcttcctgttgtaatttcgcgtgctgaaaagctgaacgtcaacgtcacgacaaaaacaattctgatggtccactaggctacatattaagttataagttttaattaaatccttttttaaataactaaaatgtagccctcatcatcctacatctaaaacatgacatataaaatcagcagagccaaatgaaaacgaataaataaa
The Neoarius graeffei isolate fNeoGra1 chromosome 8, fNeoGra1.pri, whole genome shotgun sequence genome window above contains:
- the trpt1 gene encoding tRNA 2'-phosphotransferase 1 — encoded protein: MDGQHRGKGKRGSGGRGNRNESRDVRLSKSLSYSLRHGADKMGLNMSSDGFIFVDELLTHGQFSSFSLEDIERVVATNDKQRFKLQNHPENGRLQIRANQGHTVQVEDLELTAVVLDAPDCPREAVHGSYMRHWPSIRSKGLCRMNRTHIHLAPGLPGEDQVISGMRHNCDLAVYINVPKALTDGIKFYWSENRVLLTPGDSDGVLGPQYFLRAQRLKPSPCDLDLE